A single window of Leishmania panamensis strain MHOM/PA/94/PSC-1 chromosome 35 sequence DNA harbors:
- a CDS encoding hypothetical protein (TriTrypDB/GeneDB-style sysID: LpmP.35.3040) — protein MWGLSITRVFQAYCAGAVLFEIPTIVMLLRGDILLPNAGAWVDDKYYYTNNKSLMYVFVAILACLIVSRGMACALPKSRIIIAYLVTVHTFEAGLYLYCCKHKEEAPNRTVYVFGTLMLVNICLFGARLVQLKAQQTRAEVAGLEWRQEQLAIIRKKRADYAKNRGEKKNN, from the coding sequence ATGTGGGGCCTCTCCATCACAAGAGTGTTCCAGGCGTACTGCGCAGGGGCTGTCCTCTTTGAGATTCCCACGATTGTGATGCTGCTACGTGGTGATATACTGCTTCCAAATGCCGGTGCCTGGGTTGACGACAAGTACTACTATACAAACAACAAGTCGCTGATGTACGTGTTTGTGGCCATACTAGCGTGCCTCATCGTTTCACGTGGGATGGCCTGTGCACTGCCAAAGTCACGCATCATCATCGCCTACCTCGTCACCGTTCACACGTTCGAGGCAGGGCTCTACCTCTACTGCTGCAAgcacaaggaggaggcaccaAACCGCACCGTGTATGTCTTTGGCACGCTGATGCTAGTGAACATCTGCCTTTTTGGTGCGcggctggtgcagctgaAGGCGCAACAAACAAGAGCCGAAGTCGCTGGTCTCGAGTGGCGGCAAGAGCAGCTTGCCATCATTCGCAAGAAGCGTGCAGACTACGCAAAGAAcaggggagaaaaaaagaacaacTGA
- a CDS encoding hypothetical protein (TriTrypDB/GeneDB-style sysID: LpmP.35.3030): MLAIQWYTVVLILEDAYELLQLWQANPQTVAQGTWWFDRGANAPLAGTLYAGLLVFLMLPRIFVLLEPLNRWLLMLNTIHEGIRLVVYSLLFTQHSGATQLNTILLTFMLGNTLLYGRQYYTTMCMLREYSK; the protein is encoded by the coding sequence atGCTTGCGATTCAGTGGTACACGGTTGTGCTCATCCTCGAAGATGCGTATGAACTGCTTCAGCTGTGGCAGGCCAATCCGCAAACGGTAGCGCAGGGCACCTGGTGGTTCGACAGAGGGGCTAACGCGCCGCTTGCGGGGACACTGTACGCTGGCCTGCTCGTTTTCTTGATGCTTCCACGTATATTTGTGTTGCTAGAGCCACTAAACCGGTGGCTACTGATGCTTAACACAATCCACGAGGGCATCCGTCTGGTGGTCTActcgcttctcttcactcAGCACAGTGGTGCGACGCAGCTCAACACAATCCTTCTGACATTTATGCTGGGGAATACGCTGCTGTACGGGCGGCAGTACTACACCACGATGTGCATGTTGCGGGAGTACAGCAAGTGA
- a CDS encoding hypothetical protein (TriTrypDB/GeneDB-style sysID: LpmP.35.3050) gives MDSSKRPREAFHKEQCLSFVKKLWAADTLAMFHHPVSSTEVPGYYDVVEAPMDLSTIRKNIDAGRYNTDAEVENDVALMLSNALEFNEKGSQWHHLAKQLKKRYLILAQESGLSFDADQVFIPTKKVRDDESTLRKAEKKGGEKIEDVLEVMEKEKEIPLEKLRAMYARRATGGEADQQSTDDCSGRGSDDSDEMSSVDEDASGSSSSSVSYDSTDEEEEDSLNSHSASKDGDDDE, from the coding sequence ATGGACAGCAGCAAGCGGCCACGCGAGGCATTTCACAAGGAGCAgtgcctctcctttgtgAAGAAGCTTTGGGCGGCTGACACGCTCGCCATGTTTCACCATCCGGTGAGCAGCACCGAGGTGCCCGGCTACTATGACGTCGTAGAGGCGCCTATGGACCTGTCCACGATTCGAAAGAATATTGATGCGGGCAGGTACAACACGGACGCTGAAGTCGAGAACGACGTGGCGCTCATGCTGTCCAACGCGCTGGAATTTAATGAGAAAGGCTCGCAGTGGCATCATTTGGCGAAGCAGCTCAAGAAGCGGTACCTGATTCTTGCGCAGGAGTCTGGACTGTCCTTCGATGCAGATCAGGTGTTTATCCCTACGAAAAAGGTGCGCGACGACGAGTCGACGCTGCGGAAagcggagaaaaagggaggagagaagatcGAGGATGTCCTAGAGGtgatggagaaggaaaaggagatcCCTCTCGAGAAGCTGCGAGCCATGTACGCGCGCCGAGCGACGGGAGGCGAGGCAGATCAGCAAAGCACCGACGACTGCAGCGGTAGGGGCAGCGACGATAGCGATGAGATGTCCTCGGTCGATGAAGACGCGAgtggcagtagcagcagtaGCGTCAGTTATGACAGTaccgatgaggaggaggaggactcGCTCAACTCCCATAGCGCGTCAAAAGatggcgatgacgatgagTGA